One genomic segment of Paenibacillus sp. FSL H8-0332 includes these proteins:
- a CDS encoding nucleoside hydrolase, which produces MSNSTTRIIIDCDTGIDDALAILYALRAPGVVVEGITTVFGNIDVQQAADNTLRLLELAAPGYEIPVALGASRALVRELTGFSTHVHGENGIGGVQLPPSRQVPVQETAAEFITRMADEHPGELVLVTLGRLTNLSLALDLDPQLTSKLKKVVVMGGTVFKPGNVTPVAEANLWGDPEAADRVFTSGLPIMMIGLDVTLQTRITSEHVELLKRHGREENKALIDFMEESLAYYFKFYREANYLINSAPLHDPLALMAALQPDLVACRRMKVRVEHQGAFTSGMVVADLRAQPKEGEFIEVAVEVDAERAVGVFLSVFM; this is translated from the coding sequence ATGAGTAACAGCACAACTAGAATCATCATCGATTGTGACACAGGAATAGACGATGCACTGGCCATATTATATGCGCTCCGGGCGCCGGGTGTAGTGGTTGAGGGAATTACGACCGTGTTCGGCAACATAGATGTGCAGCAGGCCGCGGATAACACGCTGCGGCTGCTTGAGCTTGCGGCTCCGGGCTATGAAATTCCGGTAGCGCTGGGGGCTTCCCGGGCGCTGGTGCGCGAGCTAACCGGCTTCTCCACCCATGTTCACGGGGAGAACGGCATTGGCGGCGTTCAGTTGCCTCCTTCCCGGCAGGTACCGGTTCAAGAGACGGCAGCGGAATTCATAACGCGGATGGCGGATGAGCATCCGGGAGAGCTGGTGCTGGTGACGCTTGGGCGGCTGACGAACCTGTCGCTTGCCCTGGATCTGGACCCGCAGCTGACCTCCAAGCTGAAGAAGGTAGTGGTCATGGGCGGTACAGTCTTTAAGCCGGGTAACGTCACACCGGTGGCTGAAGCCAATCTGTGGGGCGACCCGGAAGCGGCTGACCGCGTGTTCACCTCAGGGCTGCCTATAATGATGATCGGGCTGGATGTGACACTTCAGACGCGGATTACTTCTGAGCATGTTGAGCTGCTGAAGCGGCATGGACGGGAAGAGAATAAGGCGCTCATAGACTTCATGGAAGAGTCGCTGGCGTATTATTTTAAATTTTACCGTGAGGCGAACTATCTCATTAACAGCGCTCCGCTGCATGATCCGCTGGCCCTGATGGCTGCCTTGCAGCCGGATCTAGTAGCCTGCCGCCGGATGAAGGTCCGTGTAGAGCATCAGGGGGCGTTCACCTCCGGTATGGTCGTAGCAGACTTGCGGGCCCAGCCCAAAGAAGGAGAATTCATCGAAGTGGCTGTAGAGGTGGATGCTGAACGGGCTGTCGGTGTCTTTTTGAGCGTGTTCATGTAA